The following are encoded together in the Thermococcus sibiricus MM 739 genome:
- a CDS encoding CBS domain-containing protein has product MNDVERALQTFYSMKLSDIMPPVISMPIVTLDSPIVDVLKLLRTRHHVWVVSDKESMKLEGVIRYLDVICILLPPENTKARFGNISAIFKSILGGAEKAADVMEHNIMTIDENATVLDALIKMRRYKVQILAIIDEKGTLKGEISLRLLIDEFLRLMKVGGVQWTQHGSSSRSEWH; this is encoded by the coding sequence ATGAATGATGTTGAAAGGGCCCTTCAGACTTTCTATTCTATGAAGTTAAGTGACATCATGCCACCAGTGATTTCAATGCCGATTGTAACTCTGGATTCACCCATAGTGGATGTGTTAAAACTGCTTAGGACAAGGCATCACGTTTGGGTGGTGAGTGATAAGGAGAGCATGAAGCTTGAGGGAGTCATAAGGTACCTTGATGTTATTTGCATCCTTTTACCTCCAGAAAACACCAAGGCGAGGTTTGGAAACATAAGTGCGATTTTTAAATCCATCCTAGGCGGTGCGGAAAAAGCCGCCGATGTCATGGAGCATAATATAATGACCATAGATGAAAATGCCACAGTTCTCGATGCTTTAATAAAAATGAGGCGTTATAAAGTGCAAATTTTAGCCATAATTGATGAAAAAGGAACTTTGAAGGGGGAGATAAGCCTGAGACTGCTCATCGATGAGTTCTTGAGGCTAATGAAGGTGGGTGGTGTACAATGGACGCAACATGGATCCTCTTCACGCTCGGAGTGGCACTAA
- a CDS encoding glutaredoxin family protein gives MKRIVVSLLIMMMVFISMCISNNTSTSSTPTTNPTETTNPLTLDKSKFHFYEYGLATCPHCRKMKEELPKAFGKEALTYYELQGNDHNNQMFNQLYEILGVTTVPVIGIFYDGKLYAIVNGEFPTDYADDFVEEAMKAKGVLFITDKVYLIPGNNTEIINKLESIFTNGEPSEV, from the coding sequence ATGAAGAGAATTGTAGTGTCATTACTTATTATGATGATGGTATTCATAAGCATGTGTATCTCCAACAACACTTCAACTTCTAGCACTCCAACAACCAACCCCACAGAAACCACGAACCCCCTCACGTTAGATAAGTCAAAGTTCCATTTTTATGAATATGGCTTGGCCACGTGCCCGCACTGTAGAAAAATGAAGGAAGAGCTCCCCAAAGCATTTGGAAAAGAGGCCCTAACGTATTATGAACTCCAGGGAAATGACCACAACAATCAAATGTTCAACCAACTCTACGAGATCCTTGGTGTAACCACTGTGCCAGTAATAGGAATATTCTATGATGGAAAGTTATATGCAATAGTCAATGGAGAATTTCCAACAGATTATGCGGATGATTTTGTTGAAGAGGCCATGAAAGCAAAGGGTGTGCTTTTTATAACAGATAAAGTGTATTTAATCCCGGGAAACAACACCGAAATCATTAATAAGCTTGAATCTATTTTCACAAATGGTGAGCCGAGTGAGGTCTGA
- a CDS encoding electron transporter, with the protein MRSEIKILLLIILSSLGLTAGILTFLGLKELIYPLLALAGADSINPCTFVIYTMLLIALSLKENISKRKIYAVGLAFVAAIYISYYILGVGLVILTKTIPIWIAGAVAIAFGGYTFITGYLEKSRIVGKKEVRRNIFRKEATIFGAFSLGVLISFTLLPCSAGTYLAYAILISKVGRTLTLILLALYNIIFILPLLIILFTMGSITESKSISQKIVQRSRELSMAAGAILIALGIYIIIGM; encoded by the coding sequence GTGAGGTCTGAAATCAAGATCCTGCTTTTAATAATTTTATCCTCCCTGGGTCTAACCGCAGGGATATTAACCTTTCTCGGTTTAAAAGAGTTGATTTATCCTCTTCTAGCGCTTGCCGGGGCAGATTCTATAAACCCATGCACATTCGTTATCTATACGATGCTTCTCATTGCCCTATCCCTAAAAGAAAATATATCCAAAAGAAAAATCTATGCTGTCGGATTGGCCTTTGTGGCGGCCATTTACATCTCATACTACATTCTTGGGGTAGGTCTTGTAATATTGACTAAAACAATCCCTATTTGGATTGCTGGAGCTGTAGCAATAGCTTTCGGGGGTTACACATTTATCACAGGCTACTTAGAAAAAAGCAGAATTGTTGGAAAAAAGGAAGTAAGACGAAATATATTCAGAAAAGAAGCAACAATTTTTGGGGCCTTTTCATTAGGGGTGCTAATCTCCTTCACCCTCCTACCATGTTCGGCCGGAACATACCTGGCCTATGCAATCTTAATCTCCAAAGTTGGAAGAACGTTAACGTTGATACTTCTGGCCCTCTATAACATTATTTTTATCCTCCCCTTGCTGATAATACTGTTCACCATGGGCAGCATAACAGAGAGCAAATCAATCTCTCAAAAGATTGTTCAACGCTCAAGAGAGCTTTCAATGGCAGCCGGGGCCATTTTAATAGCACTTGGAATATATATTATCATTGGAATGTAG